A window from Glandiceps talaboti chromosome 15, keGlaTala1.1, whole genome shotgun sequence encodes these proteins:
- the LOC144446357 gene encoding prolactin-releasing peptide receptor-like, producing the protein MSSIGSLHWLAENGSNSSMLTFGERRELPGTILLRNISWLTILLYSFVFIIGSIGNALLVGTVICYRSLHNVTNFFIANLAASDFIMCIFCIPWTLAHSLMDDWIFGESMCRFVPMVQAISVYVSVMSHVVIAIDRYFAIMHPLRARLTLTACSVIIAVSWLIACCLASPIAAYTHQFDLRSFGLGIVCFELWPTPSRRTTYGISLLLIQYITPLIIVTVIYTRMSLNLNRRVAPGVITDEQEYVETRRKQRTNRLLVAVIASFALSWLPFNVVMVVTDINVNLIDSTYFNVTFLFCHILAMSSTCYNPFIYAWLHSKFHGKVKNILPCWRRSHGKNDVVILNIHCNHDKNSDSSERKLATISSQEVATFHSQNGHNLPHSSEFTTTTPSRNESSQLNAENSAECKYIPVYHFEEGESRI; encoded by the coding sequence ATGTCTAGTATAGGATCACTCCACTGGCTAGCAGAAAATGGCTCGAATTCATCAATGCTCACCTTCGGTGAGAGGAGGGAGTTGCCAGGGACAATTTTACTCAGAAATATATCATGGCTGACGATTCTCCTTTACTCATTTGTCTTTATCATCGGATCGATTGGAAATGCTCTTTTAGTTGGCACTGTTATTTGCTATAGAAGTTTACACAATGTCACCAACTTCTTCATCGCAAACCTAGCCGCGTCAGACtttatcatgtgtatattttgcATTCCATGGACACTGGCACACAGTCTGATGGATGACTGGATCTTCGGGGAATCGATGTGTCGTTTTGTTCCTATGGTACAAGCAATATCTGTCTACGTCTCTGTGATGTCGCATGTCGTTATTGCGATAGATAGATACTTTGCCATCATGCATCCATTGAGAGCCCGCCTGACATTAACAGCATGCTCCGTAATAATCGCGGTCTCGTGGCTCATTGCATGTTGCTTGGCATCTCCCATAGCAGCTTACACTCACCAGTTCGATTTACGTTCATTTGGACTCGGCATAGTTTGTTTTGAGTTATGGCCAACTCCATCTCGTCGGACAACATACGGTATATCATTGCTTCTAATCCAGTACATCACTCCACTAATAATTGTTACAGTCATTTACACCAGAATGTCCTTAAACTTAAACCGACGAGTCGCACCTGGTGTTATCACCGACGAACAAGAATACGTTGAAACAAGACGTAAACAAAGAACGAACCGATTGCTTGTTGCAGTCATAGCTAGCTTTGCTCTATCCTGGTTGCCCTTCAACGTGGTCATGGTGGTAACTGACATTAATGTCAACCTCATTGACAGTACATATTTCAATGtcacttttttattttgtcacatATTGGCTATGAGTTCTACATGCTACAACCCCTTCATATATGCGTGGTTACATTCTAAATTTCACGGGAAAGTCAAAAACATATTACCATGTTGGCGCCGTAGCCATGGTAAGAACGATGTCGTAATACTAAACATTCACTGCAATCACGACAAGAATTCAGATTCGTCAGAAAGAAAGCTAGCGACAATTTCTAGTCAGGAAGTTGCAACTTTCCACTCACAAAATGGGCATAATCTTCCCCATTCAAGTGAGTTTACCACTACGACGCCATCTCGGAACGAATCAAGTCAACTTAATGCTGAGAATAGTGCAGAATGTAAATATATACCTGTCTACCATTTTGAGGAAGGAGAATCTCGAATTTGA